ATGTGAAAAGAAAGTTCAAGTTTTAGAGTGTGTCTGTGTTGGCatgtacatacatacatataatatatatatatcttcttccaaggaagATATTTGATTGCTTCAATCAAAATCCGTTATTAGTGGAGACTTCTGTTCTATGAACTATTCTCTCAATATCAAGCAATGTGCTCATAACTCATATGCTATGGCTATGGCTATTCTCCTAAAGTTATCAAACAGATTTATAAGGTTTTGAAATCAAATTTCAAGAATATGGTTGATAAAATCCATATCCACACACCCCAAATCTCAAAACATCCATAAGATGGCAAATATCATATCCGCACCAAAGTAATTGTTGTTCACTCAGTTCTTAATTAAGACAAAgcaaaattaagggtaaaaataAAAGGCATAAATAATAATTCCATTTACCTTCCATTAGCAATCTCATTCTTCCCAAGGAACCCAAAGAAAGGCCCTTGACTAGATTCCTCAAGCTTCTTCTGCTTAAAGTATTCTTGCAGCTCCTTTGCCTTTTGTCTCTGAAACTCCAAAGTGATCACATTCTGGTCCCCAACAGCTGCCGCTGAACGCGGCGGAGACGGaggggaagaagaagaaggaggtgTCGGTTCTGGCGGAGGAGAAGCGGAGGGAGAAGAAGGTGGGACGGGTTTCAAAGGAGGTGATGGAGAAGGTGCCACAGGTCTTCTCAAAGGACCCTCAGTTTGAGAACTCCTTATCGTCACAATATAAGGCTTGGGTGGTACAGACAATCTACAACTGGTCGAAGATGAGGCTGACGAGGAACATGGAGGTGAAGCAGAAGAAGGGTTTGGGATTTTCAGACATGAAATTGAGGTTGCCATAGACATTAGTATTAGGTGGTTGTTTTTTCTTTGGTTTATCTAAACTCTGGGGATTTTTGTGTGTACTTTTTATGATCTTACAGGGTTACGATTTGTGTCAGAACTTAGAAGTGGGGAGTGTGGATAAGGCATCGCCAAGTTTCAACGGACAGATGGCTTTGAATGTATGTGTACCTGTCCATTTCGACATGAGAC
The sequence above is drawn from the Gossypium hirsutum isolate 1008001.06 chromosome A05, Gossypium_hirsutum_v2.1, whole genome shotgun sequence genome and encodes:
- the LOC107914089 gene encoding light-harvesting complex-like protein OHP2, chloroplastic; translated protein: MSMATSISCLKIPNPSSASPPCSSSASSSTSCRLSVPPKPYIVTIRSSQTEGPLRRPVAPSPSPPLKPVPPSSPSASPPPEPTPPSSSSPPSPPRSAAAVGDQNVITLEFQRQKAKELQEYFKQKKLEESSQGPFFGFLGKNEIANGRWAMFGFAVGMLTEYATGSDFVDQVKIMLSNFGIIDLE